From one Scophthalmus maximus strain ysfricsl-2021 chromosome 19, ASM2237912v1, whole genome shotgun sequence genomic stretch:
- the LOC118313693 gene encoding gamma-crystallin M2 yields the protein MTSTGMNNMSRIIFYEERNFQGRSYECMSDCPDMSSYLSRCQSCRVERGCFIVYDRTNFMGNQYFLRRGEYADNMSMMGMTDCIRSCRMIPMHRGSYRMKIYERENFTGQMHELTDDCDSVMDRFRMSNCMSCNVMEGHWLLFEQPHYRGKMMYMKPGEYRSFMSMGASGMRFMSMKRITDSCY from the exons ATGACTTCCACTGGAATGAACAACATGAGCAGG ATCATCTTCTACGAGGAGAGGAACTTCCAGGGTCGCTCCTACGAGTGCATGAGCGACTGCCCCGACATGTCCTCCTACCTGAGCAGGTGCCAGTCCTGCAGGGTGGAGAGAGGCTGCTTCATAGTGTACGACCGCACCAACTTCATGGGCAACCAGTACTTCCTGAGGAGGGGCGAGTACGCCGACAACATGAGCATGATGGGCATGACCGACTGCATCAGGTCCTGCCGCATGATCCCCATG CACAGGGGATCCTACAGGATGAAGATCTACGAGCGGGAGAACTTCACCGGTCAGATGCACGAGCTGACCGACGACTGCGACAGCGTCATGGACCGCTTCCGCATGTCCAACTGCATGTCCTGCAACGTGATGGAGGGCCACTGGCTGCTGTTCGAGCAGCCCCACTACAGAGGCAAGATGATGTACATGAAGCCCGGCGAGTACAGGAGCTTCATGAGCATGGGCGCGAGCGGCATGCGGTTCATGAGCATGAAGCGCATCACCGACTCCTGCTACTAG
- the inpp5e gene encoding phosphatidylinositol polyphosphate 5-phosphatase type IV has protein sequence MRVPHPPDRGCSENGERGDLHRYCEAPDKGDPVFNDSGSLKAPLVDVKPCEEHDAALRLTAGDREGDVIPYQPRPPLLPRLSRSSRSGSLEEAVRSRRLRNSQESLSDQAETGSSTDSLKDDQTRPARGGVVVGSATPARNSSPRPLSAVAARSPVFRERGSSLSEYERRPRSQQSDPAGRQVQPGKARLSPVQPAGPLPALEKRFMSATLRAANRIDRDCLDYAVLAREKPVGERLHRNLSDSRLLENMGSDSSCVNSMRSAYSVLSPIRTQDVRSRSFLEGSVMGSGAMLGAMELDRHFPDRRVGIYIATWNMQGERGLPVNLDDLLLPTDSEFAQDFYIIGVQEGCPDRREWEARLQETLGPYYVMLYAASHGVLYLTVFIRRDLIWFCSEVEHATVTTRIISQIKTKGAVGIALTFFGTSFLFITSHFTSGDAKVYERVLDYNKIIEALSLPKGLPNTKPYHSTTSDVTTRFDQVFWFGDFNFRLSKDRGDVESIMNSTVDGDMGPLLEHDQLSKEMKDGSIFKGFQEAPIHFSPTYKFDIGCDVYDTTSKQRTPSYTDRILFRNRQADNIRVVKYTNCSSIKTSDHRPVIGVFHVKLRPGRDNIPLGAGQFDRGLYLEGIGRRITRDLRRREAMKSASSSTICAIS, from the exons ATGAGAGTGCCTCATCCCCCCGACCGCGGCTGCTCTGAGAATGGAGAGCGTGGCGACCTCCATCGTTACTGCGAGGCTCCCGACAAGGGAGATCCGGTTTTCAACGACAGCGGGTCTCTCAAGGCCCCCTTGGTAGATGTCAAGCCCTGCGAGGAACACGACGCCGCCCTCAGACTCACTGctggggacagagagggggatGTCATTCCGTACCAGCCTCGGCCACCTTTGCTACCCAGGCTGTCCAGGTCCAGCAGGAGTGGCTCGCTTGAGGAGGCTGTGAGAAGCAGGAGGCTCAGAAACAGCCAGGAGAGTCTGAGCGACCAGGCCGAGACAGGCTCCTCCACAGACTCGCTTAAAGATGACCAGACGCGTCCGGCTCGGGGCGGGGTTGTCGTCGGCAGCGCCACCCCCGCCAGGAACTCCAGCCCGAGGCCCCTCTCTGCTGTCGCGGCACGATCCCCGGTCTTcagggagcgagggagcagTCTCTCCGAGTATGAGAGGAGGCCTCGCAGCCAGCAGAGCGACCCCGCGGGCCGCCAGGTGCAGCCGGGCAAGGCGCGCCTGTCCCCGGTGCAACCCGCGGGGCCGCTGCCCGCACTGGAGAAGAGATTTATGTCAGCCACACTGAGGGCCGCTAATAGGATTGACAGGGATTGCTTGGATTACGCCGTGCTGGCCAGGGAGAAGCCTGTCGGGGAGAGGCTGCACAGGAACCTGAGCGACAGCCGGCTGCTGGAGAACATGGGGTCGGACAGTTCCTGTGTCAACTCCATGAGGTCCGCTTACAGCGTGCTCAGCCCCATCAGAACTCAGGATGTCAGGAGCAG GAGTTTCCTGGAGGGCAGCGTGATGGGGAGTGGCGCCATGCTCGGCGCCATGGAGCTGGACCGCCACTTCCCCGACAGGAGAGTGGGCATCTACATCGCCACGTGGAACATGCAGGGAGAACGG gggCTGCCAGTCAACTTGGACGATCTCCTCCTTCCAACCGACTCAGAATTTGCACAAGACTTTTATATCATCGGGGTTCAGGAGGGCTGTCCCGACAG GAGGGAGTGGGAAGCCCGTCTCCAGGAGACTCTGGGACCTTATTACGTCATGCTGTATGCAGCATCACATGGCGTCTTGTATCTCACCGTGTTCATCCGGAGAGACCTCATCTGGTTCTGCTCAG AAGTGGAGCACGCCACCGTCACGACCAGGATCATCTCGCAGATCAAGACTAAGGGTGCCGTGGGAATCGCCTTAACCTTTTTTGGAAcgtccttcctcttcatcacttccCATTTCACCT CCGGAGACGCCAAAGTTTACGAGAGAGTACTCGATTACAACAAGATCATCGAGGCTCTATCTCTTCCAAAGGGCCTCCCGAACACCAAGCCTTACCACTCCACTACGT cTGACGTCACCACAAGATTTGACCAGGTCTTCTGGTTCGGAGACTTTAACTTCCGACTGAGTAAGGACCGCGGAGACGTGGAGAGCATCATGAACAGCACCGTGGACGGAGACATGGGTCCCCTGCTGGAGCACGACCAGCTCTCCAAGGAGATGAAGGATG GTTCAATCTTTAAGGGCTTTCAGGAGGCACCGATACACTTCTCCCCCACGTACAAATTTGACATCGGCTGCGACGTTTACGACACGACCTCCAAACAGAGAACGCCATCATACACG GACAGGATCCTGTTCAGGAACAGGCAGGCCGACAACATAAGAGTGGTCAAGTACACCAACTGCTCTAGCATCAAGACGTCGGACCACCGGCCCGTCATCGGCGTCTTCCACGTTAAACTGAGGCCAGGCAGAGACAA TATTCCCCTGGGTGCGGGACAGTTCGACCGAGGCTTGTACCTGGAGGGCATCGGGAGGAGGATCACAAGggacctgaggaggagggaagccATGAAGAGCGCAAGTAGCAGCACCATCTGCGCCATCTCTTAG
- the pmpca gene encoding mitochondrial-processing peptidase subunit alpha — protein MVWAAPCSSVKQSVCSNICGSAPADSSSSSGSTSGHGRSKMATRVSRCRSWSRVQRFGIAAYREYSSGGRYPNISLSTPLQGIPKPVFASVDGQEKYETRITTLENGLKVASQNKFGQFCTVGILINSGSRYEAKYPSGIAHFLEKLAFSSTAQYGSKDEILLTLEKHGGICDCQTSRDTTMYAVSAEVKGLDTVVSLLSDAVLQPRLLDDEIEMTKMVVRFELEDLNLRPDPEPLLTEMIHAAAYRSNTVGLPRFCPADHVEKIDQKVLHSYLRNYYCPERMVLAGVGIEHEQLVDCARKYLLDVKPVWGASNVFDVDLSVAQYTGGIVKMEKDMSDVSLGPTPIPELTHIMIGLESCSFLEEDFIPFAVLNMMMGGGGSFSAGGPGKGMFTRLYLNVLNRHHWMYNATAYHHSYEDSGLLCIHASADPRQVREMVEIITREFIQMAGNAGEMELERAKTQLKSMLMMNLESRPVIFEDVGRQVLSTGKRKLPHELCHLISNVTASDIKRVSTKMLRSKPAVAALGDLTELPSYEHIQTALSSKDGRLPRMYRLFR, from the exons CGGAAGTGCTCCCGCGGACTCTTCGTCGTCTTCCGGGTCGACTTCCGGTCACGGCAGATCGAAGATGGCGACGCGCGTGTCGAGGTGCAGAAGCTGGAGTCGCGTTCAGAG GTTTGGGATCGCGGCTTACAGAGAGTACAGCAGCGGCGGCAGATACCCCAACATCTCCCTCTCCACACCGCTGCAGGGGATCCCCAAGCCAGTGTTCGCATCTGTGGATGGTCAGGAAAAATACGAGACCAGGATCACTACTCTAGAAAATGGCCTCAAAGTGGCTTCGCAAAACAAGTTTGGTCAATTCTGCACAGTTGGAA TTTTAATAAACTCTGGATCCAGATATGAAGCAAAATACCCGAGTGGAATCGCACATTTCTTAGAGAAACTTGCCTTTTCT TCCACAGCTCAGTACGGGAGTAAAGACGAAATCCTGCTGACGCTGGAAAAGCACGGGGGAATATGTGACTGCCAAACATCAAG AGATACCACCATGTATGCAGTGTCAGCTGAAGTGAAGGGTCTGGACACGGTAGTTAGTCTCCTCTCCGATGCCGTGCTACAGCCTCGCCTGCTGG ACGATGAGATCGAGATGACCAAAATGGTGGTGCGCTTCGAGTTAGAGGACCTGAACCTTAGGCCGGACCCTGAACCTTTACTCACCGAGATGATCCACGCT GCCGCTTATCGAAGCAACACGGTCGGCCTGCCGCGCTTCTGCCCTGCGGATCACGTGGAAAAGATCGACCAGAAAGTGCTTCACAGCTACTTACGCAACTACTACTGTCCCGAGCGCATGGTGCTGGCTGGGGTGGGCATCGAGCACGAGCAGCTGGTCGACTGTGCCAGGAAGTACCTGCTGGACGTGAAGCCGGTGTGGGGAGCAAGCAACGTGTTCGACGTAGACCTGTCGGTGGCACAGTACACGGGGGGCATCGTCAAG aTGGAGAAGGATATGTCTGACGTGAGCCTCGGCCCCACCCCGATCCCAGAGCTCACCCACATCATGATCGGCCTGGAGAGCTGCTCCTTCCTG GAGGAGGACTTCATCCCATTTGCAGTGCTCAACATGATGATGGGTGGGGGAGGCTCCTTCTCGGCAGGAGGACCAGGGAAAGGCATGTTCACCCGCCTCTACCTGAACGTGCTCAACAG GCATCACTGGATGTACAACGCCACCGCCTACCATCACAGCTACGAGGACAGCGGCCTGTTGTGTATTCACGCCAGTGCGGACCCCAGACAG GTGCGGGAAATGGTGGAAATAATCACCAGAGAGTTCATTCAGATGGCCGGAAATGCAGGAGAG ATGGAGCTAGAGAGGGCCAAGACTCAACTGAAGTCCATGTTGATGATGAACCTTGAGTCGCGGCCGGTTATTTTTGAAGATGTCGGTCGCCAGGTTCTGTCCACGGGAAAGAGGAAGCTGCCGCATGAACTCTGCCATCTAATAA GCAACGTGACGGCCAGCGACATCAAACGAGTGAGCACCAAGATGCTGCGCAGTAAACCGGCGGTCGCCGCTCTGGGAGACCTGACGGAGCTGCCCTCGTACGAACACATCCAGACGGCCCTGTCCAGCAAGGACGGACGTCTGCCCCGCATGTACCGTCTCTTCCGATAG